From the Myripristis murdjan chromosome 14, fMyrMur1.1, whole genome shotgun sequence genome, one window contains:
- the LOC115370951 gene encoding hepatitis A virus cellular receptor 1 homolog isoform X1, which produces MAGISWYLKWMISQSAGSSSVTWSAGRACVFADMETVVGVSGRKVMLPCHSWAVSQGKVEICWGRGEPSLFTCHNTLIATDGAQVKFRTSHRYMLSPRASSDDASLSIYKSRASDSGFYHCRIQLPGLFNDQTFTVHLIIINGPTDPLPPVKSLPSIHSPLETQVEPKTPRTPPSHTGADVTVVRRSDVTAVYTTGLMVVQVKIPKDQLPVQQEQLHELSSFIGNTVRLALIIFIPALLLAAAYRVWSCKKKASCKLAVRRDVQEPL; this is translated from the exons atggCTGGGATCAGCTGGTATTTGAAGTGgatgatcagccaatcagcaggcagcagctcggtcacctggtcagctgggagag CCTGTGTCTTTGCCGACATGGAGACAGTGGTGGGTGTATCAGGGAGGAAGGTGATGCTACCCTGCCACTCCTGGGCTGTGAGCCAGGGAAAAGTGGAGATTTGCTGGGGAAGAGGAGAACCTTCATTGTTCACCTGCCACAACACCCTAATAGCTACTGATGGAGCCCAAGTGAAGTTCAGAACCTCGCACAG GTACATGCTGTCTCCCAGAGCGTCCAGCGATGAtgcttctctctccatctacaAGTCAAGAGCGTCAGATTCTGGGTTCTACCACTGCAGGATCCAGCTGCCTGGCTTGTTCAATGACCAAACATTCACCGTTCACCTAATCATCATAAATG GACCTACTGACCCACTGCCACCAGTAAAATCCCTGCCCTCCATCCACTCACCTCTGGAAACTCAAGTTGAGCCAAAGACACCACGTACACCTCCCA GTCATACAGGAGCAGACGTCACTGTGGTGAGAAgaagtgatgtcacagctgTCTACACCACAGGGCTAATGGTGGTGCAGGTTAAGATACCTAAG GATCagcttcctgtgcagcaggagcagctgcaTGAACTGTCGAGCTTTATAGGAAACACAGTCAGACTGGCCCTCATCATCTTCATACCTGCTCTGCTGTTGGCCGCTGCCTACC GAGTGTGGAGCTGTAAGAAGAAAGCCAGCTGTAAGTTGGCTGTAAGAAGAGATGTCCAGGAGCCTCTCTAA
- the LOC115370951 gene encoding hepatitis A virus cellular receptor 1 homolog isoform X2, translating into MAGISWYLKWMISQSAGSSSVTWSAGRACVFADMETVVGVSGRKVMLPCHSWAVSQGKVEICWGRGEPSLFTCHNTLIATDGAQVKFRTSHRYMLSPRASSDDASLSIYKSRASDSGFYHCRIQLPGLFNDQTFTVHLIIINGPTDPLPPVKSLPSIHSPLETQVEPKTPRTPPSHTGADVTVVRRSDVTAVYTTGLMVVQVKIPKLPVQQEQLHELSSFIGNTVRLALIIFIPALLLAAAYRVWSCKKKASCKLAVRRDVQEPL; encoded by the exons atggCTGGGATCAGCTGGTATTTGAAGTGgatgatcagccaatcagcaggcagcagctcggtcacctggtcagctgggagag CCTGTGTCTTTGCCGACATGGAGACAGTGGTGGGTGTATCAGGGAGGAAGGTGATGCTACCCTGCCACTCCTGGGCTGTGAGCCAGGGAAAAGTGGAGATTTGCTGGGGAAGAGGAGAACCTTCATTGTTCACCTGCCACAACACCCTAATAGCTACTGATGGAGCCCAAGTGAAGTTCAGAACCTCGCACAG GTACATGCTGTCTCCCAGAGCGTCCAGCGATGAtgcttctctctccatctacaAGTCAAGAGCGTCAGATTCTGGGTTCTACCACTGCAGGATCCAGCTGCCTGGCTTGTTCAATGACCAAACATTCACCGTTCACCTAATCATCATAAATG GACCTACTGACCCACTGCCACCAGTAAAATCCCTGCCCTCCATCCACTCACCTCTGGAAACTCAAGTTGAGCCAAAGACACCACGTACACCTCCCA GTCATACAGGAGCAGACGTCACTGTGGTGAGAAgaagtgatgtcacagctgTCTACACCACAGGGCTAATGGTGGTGCAGGTTAAGATACCTAAG cttcctgtgcagcaggagcagctgcaTGAACTGTCGAGCTTTATAGGAAACACAGTCAGACTGGCCCTCATCATCTTCATACCTGCTCTGCTGTTGGCCGCTGCCTACC GAGTGTGGAGCTGTAAGAAGAAAGCCAGCTGTAAGTTGGCTGTAAGAAGAGATGTCCAGGAGCCTCTCTAA